A portion of the Deinococcus peraridilitoris DSM 19664 genome contains these proteins:
- a CDS encoding helix-turn-helix domain-containing protein yields MSTTDTSLQDALVYTPKELQVLLKLSKNTVYGLLISGTLRSIQIGRKRLIPRGAVEDYLRGGERAEDPPPERNRKGKT; encoded by the coding sequence ATGAGTACGACAGACACCAGCCTGCAGGATGCGCTGGTGTACACGCCGAAGGAACTTCAGGTCCTGCTGAAGCTGAGCAAGAACACGGTATACGGACTGCTGATATCCGGGACCCTCCGCAGCATTCAGATCGGGCGCAAGAGGCTGATTCCCAGGGGGGCGGTCGAGGACTACCTCAGGGGAGGCGAGAGGGCAGAGGACCCGCCTCCCGAACGGAACCGCAAGGGCAAAACCTGA